In the genome of Salinispirillum sp. LH 10-3-1, one region contains:
- a CDS encoding IS110 family transposase: MLYVQGEWSEMVAYVGIDVSKSKIDLCWLRDATGKKVKTKVFKNSDFHLISQWLAKSIDMSPESVHITLEATGVYHEGLVYHLHEQGYRVFVANPGKANLFAKSHGMTHKTDKSDAKLLAKYGASEPANLHRWEPDPPEVRELKAISRRLHALEKDRQRETNRLESSQISGASLRVTDSIHAMIGKLDDEIERLKQDIDDRIKKDPVLATNHELLGSIKGIGGVMQRELVCLFARKRFCTAKQVAAYLGLIPRLWESGVLKGKTTLSKTGPSYLRAKLYMAAVAASQHNPDIKKQKNRLLAQGKSRMAALGAAMRKLVQICFGVIKNQQPYQPQAV, translated from the coding sequence ATGCTGTATGTACAAGGGGAGTGGAGCGAGATGGTTGCTTACGTTGGTATTGATGTCAGCAAAAGCAAAATTGACCTGTGCTGGTTGCGCGACGCAACGGGCAAAAAAGTAAAAACGAAAGTGTTTAAGAACAGTGACTTTCACCTGATCAGTCAGTGGCTAGCGAAGTCGATTGATATGAGCCCAGAGTCCGTTCATATCACACTGGAAGCCACCGGTGTTTATCACGAAGGCCTCGTGTATCACCTGCATGAACAAGGCTATCGGGTGTTTGTAGCCAACCCCGGAAAGGCAAATCTGTTTGCCAAGTCTCATGGTATGACGCACAAGACCGATAAGTCTGATGCAAAACTGCTGGCAAAGTACGGTGCCAGTGAGCCTGCCAACTTACATCGCTGGGAGCCGGATCCGCCAGAAGTGCGAGAGCTGAAAGCTATTTCACGGCGGTTACATGCACTAGAAAAAGACCGTCAGCGTGAGACTAATCGACTGGAAAGCAGTCAGATATCCGGCGCATCACTGCGAGTGACTGACTCCATTCACGCGATGATCGGCAAATTGGATGACGAGATTGAGCGTCTGAAACAAGACATTGATGATCGGATTAAAAAAGACCCTGTGCTGGCAACGAATCACGAGCTACTGGGGAGCATCAAAGGTATTGGCGGCGTCATGCAGCGCGAACTGGTCTGCCTTTTTGCGCGCAAGCGCTTCTGTACGGCGAAACAAGTAGCGGCTTATCTCGGGCTGATCCCTCGACTGTGGGAGTCTGGAGTGCTCAAAGGCAAAACGACACTCAGTAAAACAGGCCCTTCCTACTTGCGTGCCAAGCTGTACATGGCGGCGGTGGCGGCAAGCCAGCACAACCCGGACATTAAGAAACAGAAAAATCGCCTGCTCGCACAAGGAAAGAGCAGGATGGCCGCCTTAGGAGCGGCCATGCGTAAGCTGGTTCAGATCTGCTTTGGCGTGATAAAGAACCAGCAACCCTATCAACCTCAGGCGGTTTAG
- a CDS encoding methyltransferase domain-containing protein, whose amino-acid sequence MTQAKRQVKPSALPEYTDIKVLERQAVWHLDQAGKHDIGYDASNEHLAQAALLAEALAQYPEHRALAYNFNGRIALEKGQFDDAELFLTEAAKLSPKDPGIAFSRGHLALQRHRLSDAAAFFRDAIDIDPNATIADQSLAYVKYRSGMYAEAFGDYRKLVRKYPKNSALTSRLLECASQIKADYYDATLAADIINLLHTDNLDHQALAPLAGSLLIHRYELHNPNASIELHQLVQDELLIAALNRLLFVHPELDDLLASLRQTVLHHHLSLGHIDADLKPLLLGLAQYGLHNEFLLYQTPDEAQTIQALKGYLKEELGGQCKPKDLILPALLLSLYEPLAQKGLAWPVKALMKAADKQAQAVFHAHLLATAEEVVRANELEALTDIQGGVSQDVRAQYEDNPYPRWTHLPLHTPAHYARAVASEIPAFNINTFRHRKPTRVLIAGSGTGRHAIHMARHFHDVDVTAVDLSRRSLAYGQAMAERYGVDNIEFYQADILALTKDLLPEQELFDVIECSGVLHHMGNPMAGWEALTELLRPQGLMKVGLYSRRARTTITSLRRVIADQGFGTTPDDIRRFRHALLQQKSEGPDLKTITTSVDFYSMSGVRDLLFHAQEHVFSPEDLSLLIRQLPLEFLGFVLPPSVRRSYQHFFPDDQLMNDLKNWERLEIDNPRLFGGMYQMYLQKR is encoded by the coding sequence ATGACACAGGCAAAACGACAGGTTAAGCCATCCGCCTTGCCGGAATACACCGATATCAAGGTACTCGAACGTCAGGCCGTTTGGCACCTGGACCAAGCGGGTAAACACGACATCGGATACGACGCCAGTAATGAGCATCTGGCGCAAGCCGCCTTATTGGCTGAAGCCTTGGCGCAATACCCGGAACACCGTGCTCTGGCCTACAACTTCAATGGCCGTATTGCGCTGGAGAAGGGGCAGTTTGATGATGCCGAACTGTTTCTCACCGAAGCAGCCAAGCTATCGCCCAAGGACCCTGGCATTGCCTTTAGCCGCGGTCATTTGGCGCTGCAACGCCACCGCCTGAGCGATGCCGCCGCCTTTTTCCGCGATGCTATAGACATCGACCCCAACGCCACCATTGCTGACCAGTCGTTAGCCTACGTCAAATACCGTAGCGGCATGTACGCCGAGGCCTTTGGGGATTACCGCAAGCTGGTACGAAAATACCCAAAAAACAGCGCTCTGACCTCTCGTCTTCTTGAATGCGCCAGCCAGATCAAAGCTGACTATTACGATGCCACCCTCGCCGCCGACATCATCAATCTTCTGCACACGGATAATCTTGACCACCAAGCGCTTGCACCACTGGCCGGTTCATTACTCATTCACCGGTACGAGTTGCACAACCCGAACGCCAGCATTGAGCTGCACCAACTGGTGCAAGATGAGCTGCTCATCGCGGCCCTGAACCGGCTATTGTTTGTCCATCCAGAACTGGATGACCTGTTGGCATCGCTGCGTCAAACCGTTTTGCATCATCACCTAAGCCTTGGCCATATTGATGCCGACCTTAAGCCGCTCCTGCTAGGCTTAGCGCAATACGGGTTACATAACGAGTTCTTGCTGTACCAAACCCCGGATGAAGCGCAAACGATCCAAGCACTGAAAGGTTATCTAAAAGAAGAGCTGGGTGGTCAATGCAAACCCAAAGATTTGATCTTACCGGCGCTGTTGCTGTCGCTCTATGAGCCGCTGGCACAGAAGGGATTGGCTTGGCCCGTCAAAGCGCTGATGAAAGCTGCCGACAAGCAAGCTCAGGCTGTTTTCCACGCGCACTTGTTAGCTACCGCAGAAGAAGTCGTGCGGGCCAACGAACTCGAAGCCCTGACGGATATTCAAGGTGGGGTATCTCAAGATGTGCGTGCGCAATACGAAGATAACCCCTACCCACGCTGGACTCACCTGCCGCTGCATACACCGGCGCATTACGCGCGTGCCGTGGCGAGCGAGATCCCTGCGTTCAATATCAACACCTTTCGTCACCGCAAGCCAACACGTGTACTGATAGCGGGTTCTGGTACGGGGCGGCACGCCATTCATATGGCGCGTCATTTTCATGACGTCGACGTCACGGCCGTCGACCTCAGCCGCCGCAGCCTTGCCTACGGGCAAGCCATGGCGGAGCGTTATGGCGTCGACAACATAGAATTCTACCAAGCGGATATACTAGCCCTCACCAAGGATTTGCTGCCCGAGCAAGAGCTTTTTGATGTCATTGAGTGCTCAGGCGTGCTGCACCACATGGGCAACCCGATGGCCGGCTGGGAAGCATTGACTGAACTACTGCGTCCACAGGGTCTGATGAAGGTTGGGTTATACAGTCGCCGTGCCCGAACCACCATCACCAGCTTGAGGCGGGTGATTGCTGATCAGGGCTTTGGCACCACGCCAGACGATATTCGCCGGTTCCGTCACGCCCTATTACAACAAAAGAGTGAGGGCCCGGATTTGAAGACCATCACCACGTCGGTCGACTTTTACTCAATGAGTGGGGTTCGAGATTTGCTGTTTCATGCGCAGGAGCACGTCTTCTCGCCGGAAGATCTTAGCCTGCTGATTCGACAGTTACCGCTGGAGTTTTTGGGCTTCGTGTTGCCGCCGTCGGTGCGACGCTCTTATCAACACTTCTTCCCGGACGATCAGTTGATGAACGACCTGAAGAACTGGGAACGCTTGGAAATTGACAACCCAAGACTGTTCGGCGGCATGTACCAGATGTATTTGCAGAAGCGGTAG
- a CDS encoding flagellar protein FlaG, with product MANSMEASLAVFKATTAKSASSPAVQQTRTNETGKALPSSTATMASLSGTDLRSSEQKVEVAQDKVQTANDVNDAVARLKDYVQNTQRSLNFSLDESSGITVISVYDASTQELIRQIPSEEAVSLAQKLNQEEPLTLFRAQV from the coding sequence ATGGCAAATTCAATGGAAGCAAGCTTGGCGGTCTTTAAGGCCACCACAGCCAAATCCGCCTCTTCACCTGCTGTACAGCAGACCAGAACCAACGAGACGGGCAAAGCACTGCCCAGTTCCACCGCCACGATGGCGAGTCTCAGCGGGACTGACCTGAGAAGTTCTGAACAGAAAGTAGAGGTCGCTCAGGACAAAGTCCAGACGGCCAACGATGTGAACGACGCCGTAGCCCGGTTGAAGGACTACGTGCAGAACACACAACGTTCGCTGAATTTCAGCTTAGATGAATCCAGTGGTATTACGGTCATCAGTGTTTATGATGCATCGACACAGGAGCTCATTCGGCAGATCCCCAGCGAGGAGGCGGTTTCACTGGCTCAGAAGTTGAACCAAGAAGAACCACTCACACTGTTTAGAGCGCAGGTGTAA
- the fliD gene encoding flagellar filament capping protein FliD has translation MASIQSLGIGSGLLTADLAEQIIAAEREATDKRLEFKTAKVEAQITAYGEVKSALSSLEVAARALSSATNIRQTKATSSNASAVTATTSSTAEVGNYSIAVDSIAQSHTVASPRYNSVTDTVGTGTLTFRFGTFDYDGSNNIQGFEQNSAGREFTLDLNSTNNTLGGVRDAINAANMGVQASLVNDGTGFRLLLSSKEAGLDNAMEITVAGDAGLQALAYNETQNDPNNNMLMTQKAADAELTVNGLAITSRSNQLTEVIRGVTINLNSATAGSTVNLNISRDTSGVVEKTEEFIDAYNFYREVYSEVTKFSPDDPQGGLLLGDSTLRTVQNQVRSALTQIVSGLENSQYRSLADIGIFTDRTDNYKLALNVDKLEQAFQNSIDSVTGLFANRTVANDGLINYIAKSADTKPGEYAVEITQLATQAKMKGRPITEPTAGNPVIIGGSNDSFRINVDGTTATVDLTQGTYDNIDDLVLMIQNSINNNSTLLGRSRSVTVGFNEATSSIEITSSRFGSSSQVSLVGADANIANTLGLTLPGQGGVSGQFYNTLNDLAFSASTIPGSREVFEKDSFNFASNTVSFDLILNGGAPVNITLDQDMSNVLDINGNVVEERSRNDMLSYINAQLNAAGLAGQVTAQFNSSNRLVFSSPIDAAPQTIELANVNVTGSNDVLGLESAQGDANSGVSIGTGVQFQLSYDNRYIEVNSGIIDVPAGIYETPEALAAAIQAAINSDPTVEGAAVGAITTPGTRPIGTAINFDARPAGFTFEYNGQSFTVDVDANGTDNLDSVQTAIDNALVAGGLAAGDVKAINSAGGLALETLAKGSSEVLTMLSDGRGDMTTPGNAITTGIDFSADPANFTFRVDGVNIDVSLTEDLSAGTAEDTLAYIQQRLNIGLANAGGGGNFTAGDVVARLDENDQIVFETRSKNGAKTNATFGALASLEVVSADAGAAASLGLAAAGPNILGRDAFGFELGSVQGFDSQSTVTYEKDEQGRGRFNISFDNSTNVSFAFVSNPATSQLGFSLSDGSENEVAMGKDVQGTINGIRATGNGQVLTAGSGAQAATNGYILGSPGFDFSSAVGLDSASNTIRVTIDGVASGEINLTETAYATGRALADEMKRAINNDSALASAGKAVDVQYDPNTNTFGIFSVSTGVNSKVRINSMDPALSAVTGLSPTSATTDGKDASGSKDPAAGIQLRVLGGQLGSRGTVNYVSGVFEQLGNLFSGLLKSGGTVQTRLAGLDKEMDLINEEKARLETRIAAQEQRLKSQFLFNDLIISRLNSTESFLQQQFDIMNSMLTNKK, from the coding sequence ATGGCGAGCATTCAGTCTTTAGGTATCGGTTCGGGATTACTGACCGCAGATCTTGCGGAGCAGATCATTGCGGCGGAACGGGAAGCTACTGATAAGCGCTTAGAGTTCAAAACAGCCAAGGTAGAAGCACAGATCACTGCTTACGGTGAAGTTAAGAGTGCCTTGAGCAGTTTGGAAGTGGCTGCACGAGCTCTGTCTAGCGCGACCAATATTCGCCAAACCAAGGCGACCTCCAGCAATGCCAGTGCTGTTACCGCAACCACGTCGTCCACTGCAGAGGTGGGTAACTATTCGATCGCTGTTGACTCCATCGCGCAATCTCACACGGTGGCATCACCGCGCTACAATTCTGTTACCGATACCGTCGGTACAGGTACGCTGACGTTTCGTTTCGGTACCTTTGATTACGACGGCAGCAATAACATTCAAGGCTTCGAGCAAAACAGTGCGGGGCGAGAATTCACACTGGACCTTAATTCGACCAACAATACACTGGGTGGCGTTCGTGACGCCATCAACGCTGCGAACATGGGCGTGCAAGCCTCGCTGGTGAACGACGGTACCGGTTTTCGCTTGTTGTTGAGCTCTAAGGAAGCGGGTTTGGACAATGCTATGGAGATCACCGTGGCCGGTGATGCCGGTTTGCAAGCCTTGGCGTACAACGAAACGCAAAATGATCCGAACAACAACATGCTGATGACGCAAAAAGCAGCCGATGCTGAATTGACGGTTAACGGTCTGGCGATCACGTCGCGGTCTAACCAGCTGACCGAAGTCATTCGCGGCGTGACCATCAACCTGAATTCAGCAACGGCCGGCAGTACGGTTAACTTGAACATCAGCCGCGATACCTCGGGCGTGGTCGAAAAAACTGAAGAGTTCATCGACGCCTATAACTTCTATCGTGAAGTCTATTCTGAGGTGACCAAATTCAGTCCAGATGATCCGCAGGGCGGTTTGTTGCTGGGCGACTCCACTTTACGTACGGTACAAAACCAGGTGCGCAGTGCGTTAACACAGATTGTATCGGGCCTAGAAAATTCGCAGTATCGTTCATTGGCTGATATCGGAATATTCACCGATAGGACAGACAACTATAAGCTGGCACTCAATGTCGATAAACTGGAGCAGGCTTTTCAGAATTCGATAGATTCAGTAACCGGTTTGTTTGCCAACCGTACGGTGGCAAACGATGGTTTGATCAATTACATTGCCAAGAGCGCTGATACCAAGCCAGGTGAATACGCTGTTGAGATTACGCAGCTAGCGACTCAGGCCAAAATGAAAGGGCGGCCGATCACCGAGCCGACGGCGGGGAATCCGGTTATTATTGGTGGGTCTAACGATTCCTTCCGTATTAACGTGGATGGGACCACGGCAACTGTAGACTTGACGCAAGGTACTTATGACAACATAGACGACCTGGTGTTGATGATTCAAAATTCCATCAACAACAATTCGACGTTATTAGGCCGTTCGCGCAGTGTCACAGTGGGCTTTAACGAAGCCACCAGCAGCATTGAGATTACGTCCAGTCGGTTTGGTAGCAGTTCGCAGGTGTCCTTGGTGGGTGCCGATGCCAATATTGCAAACACCTTAGGTCTGACCTTGCCTGGTCAAGGCGGTGTGAGTGGCCAATTTTACAATACGCTGAACGACCTGGCTTTCTCAGCCTCCACCATCCCTGGTTCGCGTGAGGTGTTCGAGAAAGACAGCTTTAATTTTGCCAGTAATACGGTTTCTTTTGACTTGATTCTGAACGGCGGTGCACCCGTCAATATTACACTCGACCAAGATATGTCGAACGTGTTGGACATCAATGGCAATGTGGTAGAAGAGCGCTCGCGTAACGACATGCTGTCGTACATCAACGCGCAGTTGAATGCCGCGGGGCTAGCCGGACAGGTGACGGCACAGTTCAATTCATCGAACCGTTTAGTGTTCAGTTCTCCGATAGACGCCGCACCGCAGACCATTGAGCTGGCCAACGTGAATGTAACGGGCAGCAACGATGTACTGGGGTTGGAGAGCGCGCAGGGTGATGCCAATTCTGGTGTAAGCATTGGCACTGGCGTGCAGTTCCAGCTCAGTTACGACAACCGCTACATTGAAGTGAACTCCGGTATTATCGACGTACCTGCGGGTATCTATGAAACACCGGAAGCCTTGGCTGCCGCTATTCAAGCAGCCATTAACTCTGACCCAACGGTGGAGGGCGCTGCCGTTGGCGCGATTACCACCCCTGGTACTCGGCCTATTGGAACGGCTATTAACTTTGATGCTCGGCCGGCCGGATTCACCTTTGAATACAACGGTCAGTCGTTCACTGTGGATGTTGATGCCAACGGCACCGACAACTTAGACAGCGTCCAAACAGCGATTGATAATGCTCTAGTGGCAGGTGGATTGGCAGCGGGTGATGTCAAGGCCATCAATTCAGCGGGTGGTTTGGCTTTAGAAACGCTAGCGAAGGGCAGCTCCGAAGTGTTGACCATGTTGTCTGACGGTCGTGGTGATATGACCACGCCGGGCAATGCCATCACGACGGGCATCGATTTTTCAGCCGACCCAGCTAACTTCACGTTCCGCGTTGATGGCGTCAACATTGATGTGTCGCTCACTGAAGACCTCAGTGCAGGAACCGCTGAAGATACCTTGGCGTATATTCAGCAGCGTCTGAACATTGGGTTGGCGAACGCCGGTGGCGGAGGTAACTTCACCGCCGGCGATGTGGTCGCGCGCTTGGACGAGAATGACCAGATAGTCTTTGAAACACGCTCTAAAAACGGCGCGAAAACCAACGCCACCTTTGGCGCTTTAGCGTCTCTTGAAGTCGTCTCCGCCGATGCCGGCGCTGCTGCCTCGTTAGGTTTGGCCGCGGCAGGCCCGAATATACTGGGCCGCGATGCATTCGGGTTTGAGTTGGGTTCAGTGCAGGGTTTTGATTCACAATCGACCGTGACCTACGAAAAAGACGAGCAAGGCCGTGGCCGATTCAACATTTCGTTCGATAATTCCACGAACGTATCCTTTGCTTTCGTGTCTAACCCGGCGACCAGTCAATTAGGCTTTAGCCTGTCAGACGGCTCAGAAAACGAAGTCGCCATGGGTAAGGATGTGCAGGGAACCATCAATGGTATCCGTGCGACCGGTAACGGCCAGGTGCTAACCGCCGGCAGCGGCGCGCAGGCGGCGACCAATGGGTACATTCTGGGTTCGCCAGGTTTTGATTTCTCCAGTGCGGTGGGCTTGGACTCAGCCAGCAATACCATTCGCGTCACTATTGATGGTGTGGCCTCGGGTGAAATTAATTTGACCGAGACCGCCTATGCCACGGGCCGCGCTTTGGCAGATGAAATGAAGCGGGCTATTAATAACGACAGTGCATTGGCATCGGCGGGTAAGGCGGTGGATGTGCAGTACGATCCCAATACCAATACCTTCGGTATTTTTTCGGTATCGACAGGTGTGAACTCCAAGGTGCGTATCAACTCAATGGACCCTGCGTTGTCTGCGGTGACTGGCTTGTCGCCTACGTCAGCGACGACGGACGGCAAAGACGCTTCGGGCTCTAAAGATCCTGCTGCTGGTATTCAGCTTCGTGTGTTGGGTGGGCAGTTAGGGTCACGCGGTACAGTTAACTATGTGAGCGGTGTGTTTGAGCAACTGGGCAATCTGTTTTCTGGCCTGTTGAAGTCTGGTGGAACGGTACAGACGCGTTTAGCAGGCTTGGATAAGGAAATGGACTTGATCAATGAAGAGAAAGCTCGGCTGGAGACTCGAATTGCCGCACAGGAGCAGCGTTTGAAGTCACAGTTCTTGTTTAATGACTTGATCATTTCCCGATTGAACAGCACTGAGTCGTTCTTGCAGCAGCAGTTCGACATCATGAATTCGATGCTGACCAATAAGAAGTAG
- the fliS gene encoding flagellar export chaperone FliS codes for MYARGARQYQAVGTETSIMDADPHKLIQLLIDGALARMSAAKGHIQRNDIEQRNKMLNSAINIISGLQESLNMDAGELSMNLERLYDYMTRRLFEANMRNDEKIVDEVIGLMMEIKTAWDGIRQEALALAR; via the coding sequence ATGTACGCACGCGGTGCTAGGCAGTATCAAGCGGTAGGGACTGAAACCAGCATCATGGATGCTGATCCGCACAAGTTGATTCAACTTCTGATCGACGGTGCTTTGGCGCGTATGTCAGCGGCAAAGGGACATATCCAGCGCAACGACATTGAGCAGCGCAACAAGATGCTGAACTCGGCGATTAACATTATCTCCGGGCTACAAGAAAGCTTGAATATGGACGCCGGAGAGTTGTCGATGAATTTGGAGCGTCTGTATGACTACATGACGCGCCGCTTGTTTGAAGCCAATATGCGCAACGATGAAAAAATTGTTGATGAAGTCATCGGTTTGATGATGGAAATCAAAACAGCTTGGGATGGTATTCGTCAGGAAGCTCTGGCTTTGGCGCGATGA
- a CDS encoding flagellin encodes MAQIINTNLASLTAQRNLTTSQSANETALQRLSSGLRINSAKDDAAGLAISTRFESQTKGLGVAIRNAGDGISLAQTAEGALQSMTDALQRIRELAVQSANGTNSDDDRVALQSEVNQLIAEITRTSEETTFNGRTLFDGNFNGIFQVGANAGQTVGVSIGELTAAKLGASDQVGVSAFGTDEALANGDLTINGVGIDASRAGDDTASTTNAAASAIAKVEAINRKSDETGVRAFVNDNVAAGSAMTGASTSGTISLNGVEIEISTSSDTNASRASVVQAINAFAEQTGIRAVDTGSAANGVQLVAEDGRNIDISFNFADSTLDPVTDADEIAAQNAAAVAATGLAAEDTYYGGYTLVANGDVKEINITGGNGTGRGDLANAGLTAGTFTRATATTVSEVQDKVFTVGRLDAGGSLFNTVADDVGTATFADEDETYTFSVNVAGQNVLTTAFAGATAEQNAVAYMASEITANAGNGVIAWEEYTGNLQIADMEAGDTLTIGGVPVSVPSDDYKDLAQAINDTDFGDSLQVSASITVDGAGVPNGVELTVKNFAATAVTVEFEQATTAVATFGGQALTNAQAGTITGELAFANLDGKDMSVTLSSDLAAGDTTLLLSASDTNASASYTAPAGLKDGDLVINGVGIGSARTAADTASATTASDGGKIWSSIKEQSAIAVAAAINAVSGETGVSATVNATQVVGGAGDGFDPAATNLAVGDQAGIYINGVEIGIVTLQADSGGAIDSDRARADALNLINQNAGKTGVVATDNGVSLTLTAADGRNISVAIDNQSGTDESMGAVFGLEGDGIGEAAFGTDSIDGRISAEGVTYETTYGTVTLESAGKFTLEGGSNGTAALEALGLKVGTFGGGEDGQFLKDIDISTFEGATAAITAVDNALRSVTSTRADLGAIQNRFESTISNLQITQENLTAANSRIRDADFASESAELSRTQVLQQAGISILAQANQRPQQVLSLLG; translated from the coding sequence ATGGCACAGATTATCAATACCAACTTAGCGTCATTGACGGCTCAGCGTAACCTGACCACGTCACAGTCTGCTAACGAAACCGCCTTGCAGCGCCTGTCATCTGGTCTGCGCATTAACAGTGCGAAAGACGATGCAGCCGGCCTGGCCATCTCAACCCGCTTCGAATCTCAAACTAAAGGTTTGGGCGTAGCGATCCGTAACGCCGGCGACGGTATCTCTTTGGCGCAAACCGCTGAAGGTGCCTTGCAGTCTATGACGGACGCCTTGCAGCGTATTCGTGAATTGGCTGTTCAGTCTGCCAACGGCACGAACTCTGACGACGACCGTGTTGCTCTGCAATCGGAAGTTAACCAGCTGATCGCTGAAATCACGCGTACTTCAGAAGAAACCACGTTCAACGGTCGTACGCTGTTTGACGGTAACTTCAACGGTATTTTCCAAGTGGGCGCAAATGCTGGTCAAACAGTAGGCGTATCCATTGGTGAGTTGACCGCAGCCAAACTGGGTGCTTCTGATCAAGTGGGTGTTTCGGCATTCGGTACAGACGAAGCGTTGGCTAACGGCGACTTGACCATCAACGGTGTAGGCATTGATGCCTCTCGTGCGGGTGACGATACTGCATCTACCACCAATGCTGCGGCTTCTGCCATTGCAAAAGTTGAAGCTATTAACCGTAAGTCTGATGAAACCGGCGTGCGTGCGTTTGTAAATGACAACGTGGCGGCAGGTTCAGCAATGACTGGAGCATCGACCAGCGGAACCATTTCGCTGAACGGTGTCGAAATTGAGATCTCAACCTCAAGCGATACCAACGCCAGTCGTGCCTCTGTCGTTCAGGCCATTAACGCCTTTGCTGAGCAAACAGGTATTCGTGCTGTCGATACCGGCTCGGCAGCAAATGGTGTACAACTGGTTGCAGAGGATGGTCGTAATATTGACATATCTTTTAACTTTGCAGATTCAACTCTTGACCCTGTCACAGATGCAGATGAGATCGCTGCCCAAAATGCAGCTGCTGTAGCGGCAACCGGTTTGGCGGCAGAAGACACTTACTACGGTGGGTATACCTTGGTTGCTAATGGTGATGTTAAGGAGATTAATATCACTGGTGGTAACGGTACTGGTCGCGGTGACTTGGCAAACGCTGGTTTGACTGCAGGAACCTTTACACGCGCTACTGCAACCACGGTAAGCGAAGTGCAGGATAAAGTGTTTACTGTTGGGCGATTAGACGCTGGCGGTAGCTTGTTTAATACCGTGGCTGATGACGTTGGTACTGCTACCTTTGCTGATGAAGACGAGACCTATACTTTTTCTGTAAACGTAGCGGGTCAGAACGTTCTTACTACGGCGTTTGCCGGCGCGACGGCGGAGCAGAATGCTGTAGCCTACATGGCTTCCGAGATTACGGCTAATGCTGGCAATGGCGTGATAGCTTGGGAAGAATATACCGGTAACCTTCAAATTGCGGACATGGAGGCTGGTGATACGCTGACTATCGGAGGTGTTCCGGTAAGTGTCCCGAGCGATGACTATAAAGATCTGGCACAGGCAATCAATGACACCGATTTTGGTGACTCTTTGCAAGTTTCTGCATCGATTACTGTCGATGGTGCCGGAGTGCCAAACGGCGTTGAGCTAACCGTTAAAAACTTCGCAGCTACTGCAGTCACCGTTGAGTTTGAGCAGGCTACCACAGCTGTGGCAACATTCGGTGGTCAAGCTCTGACAAATGCTCAGGCGGGTACCATTACTGGTGAGTTGGCGTTTGCAAACCTTGATGGCAAAGACATGAGCGTTACGCTGTCTTCTGACCTTGCGGCTGGTGATACAACATTATTGTTGAGTGCATCTGATACAAACGCCTCTGCAAGCTACACTGCACCTGCAGGCTTGAAAGATGGTGATTTGGTCATTAATGGTGTTGGTATTGGGTCTGCGCGCACCGCTGCAGACACTGCCAGTGCAACCACTGCATCTGATGGCGGTAAAATCTGGTCGTCAATCAAAGAGCAGTCAGCCATTGCCGTTGCTGCCGCGATCAACGCTGTTTCCGGTGAAACAGGCGTGAGTGCGACGGTAAACGCAACTCAAGTTGTGGGTGGCGCAGGAGATGGTTTTGATCCTGCTGCTACTAACTTGGCGGTGGGTGATCAGGCTGGTATCTACATTAATGGTGTTGAAATCGGTATTGTTACCTTGCAGGCCGACAGTGGTGGTGCGATCGATTCTGACCGTGCTCGTGCTGATGCGCTAAATCTGATTAACCAGAACGCTGGTAAAACCGGTGTGGTTGCTACTGACAACGGTGTGTCCCTGACACTGACAGCAGCGGATGGGCGCAACATCTCCGTCGCAATCGACAATCAGTCGGGTACTGACGAGAGCATGGGTGCTGTGTTTGGCTTGGAAGGTGACGGTATCGGTGAAGCCGCATTCGGAACCGACTCTATTGACGGCCGTATCTCTGCTGAAGGCGTAACCTACGAAACCACATACGGTACGGTTACTCTGGAAAGTGCGGGTAAGTTCACGCTGGAAGGTGGCTCAAACGGCACTGCAGCGCTGGAGGCTCTTGGCTTGAAAGTCGGTACTTTCGGTGGTGGTGAAGATGGTCAGTTCTTGAAAGACATCGACATCTCAACCTTCGAAGGTGCAACGGCCGCCATTACTGCGGTAGATAACGCACTGCGCTCTGTAACCAGTACGCGTGCTGACCTCGGTGCGATTCAAAACCGCTTCGAGTCTACCATCAGTAACCTGCAGATCACTCAGGAAAACCTGACGGCTGCGAACTCTCGTATCCGTGACGCTGACTTCGCATCTGAATCAGCGGAGCTGAGCCGGACGCAGGTACTGCAGCAGGCGGGTATTTCCATCCTGGCGCAGGCTAACCAGCGGCCACAGCAGGTACTGTCACTGTTGGGATAA